One Amaranthus tricolor cultivar Red isolate AtriRed21 chromosome 1, ASM2621246v1, whole genome shotgun sequence DNA window includes the following coding sequences:
- the LOC130796884 gene encoding uncharacterized protein LOC130796884: NNNNNNNNNNNNNNNNNNNNNNNNNNNNNNNNNNNNNNNNNNNNNNNNNNNNNNNNNNKNNNKNNNNNNNNNNNNNNNNNNNNNNNNNNNNNNNNNNNNKNNNNNKNHNNNKNKNSNKNNNNNNNNNNNNNNNNNNNNNNSNNNNNNNNNNKNNNNNNNNNNNNNNNNNNDNNNNNNNNNINNNNNNNNNINNNNNNNNNDNNNNNNNNNNNNNNNNNNNNNNNNNNNNNNNNNNNNNNNNNNNNNNNNNNNNNNNNNNNNDNNNNNNNNNNNNNNNNNNNNKNNNNNNNNNNNNNNNNSNNNNNNNNNNNNNNNNNNNNNKNNNNNNNNNNNNNNNNNNNNNNNNNNNNNNNNNNNNNNNNNNNTNNNNNNNNNNNNNNNNNNNNNNNNNNNNSKNNNKNNNINNNNNNNNNNNNNNNNNNNNNNNNNNNNNNNNNNNNNNNNNNNNNNNNNNNNNNNNNNNNNNNNNNNNNNNNNNNNNNNNNNNTNNNNNNNNNNNNNNNNNNNNNNNNNNNNNNNNNNNNNNNNNNNNNNNNNNNN, from the coding sequence aataataataacaataataataataacaataataacaataataataacaataataataataacaataataataataataataataataataataataataataataataacaataataataataataataataataataataataataataataataataataataataataataagaataataataagaataataataataataataataataataataataataataataataataataataataataataataataataataataataataataataataataataacaataataagaataataacaataataagaatcataacaataataagaataaaaacagtaataagaataataacaataataataataataacaataataataataataacaataataacaataataacaatagtaataataataataataataataacaataataagaataacaataataacaataataataataataacaataataataacaataataatgataataataataacaataataataacaacatcaacaacaataataataataataataacattaataataataataacaataataataatgataacaataataataataacaataataataataataataataataacaataataataacaataataataataataacaataacaataacaataataataacaataataataataataataataataataataataataataataataataataataataataacaataataataataataatgataataataataataataataataataataataataataataataataataataacaataataagaataataacaataataacaataataataataataacaataataacaatagtaataataataataataataacaataataacaataataacaataataacaataataacaataataagaataacaataataacaataataataacaataataataataacaataataacaataataataacaataataacaataataataataataataataataataataataacaataataataataataataatactaataataataataataataataataataataataataataataataataataataataataataataataataataataataatagtaagaataataataagaataataatatcaataataataataataacaataataataacaataataataataataacaataacaataataataacaacaacaacaacaacaacaataataataataataataataataataataataataataataataataataataataataataataataataataataataacaataataacaataataacaataataataataataacaataataataataataacaataataataataacaacaataataatactaacaataataacaataataataataataacaataataataacaataataataataataacaataacaataataataacaacaacaacaataataataataataataataataataataataataacaacaacaacaacaacaacaacaacaacaac
- the LOC130796892 gene encoding uncharacterized protein LOC130796892, giving the protein NNNNNNNNNNNNNNNNNNNNNNNNNNDNNNNNNNNNNNNNNNNNNNNNNNNNNNNNNNNNNNNNNNNNNNNNNNNNNNNNNNNNNNNNNNNNNNNNNNNNNNNNNNNNHNNHNNNNNNNNNNNNNNNNNNNNNNNKNNNNNNNNNNNNNNNNNNNNNNNNNKNNNNNNNNNNNNNNNNNNNNNNNNNHNNNNTNNNNNNNNNNNNNNNNNNNNNNNNNNNNNNNNNNNNNNNNNNNNNNNNNNNNNNNNNNNNNNNNNNNNNNNNNNNNNNNNNNNNNNNNNNNNNNKNNNNNNNNNNNNNNN; this is encoded by the exons aataataataataataacaataataataataataataacaataataataataataacaataataataataataataacgataataataacaataataataataataacaataacaataataataacaacaacaacaacaacaataataataataataataataataataataataataataataataataataataataataataataataataataataataataataataataacaacaataataataataataataataacaataataataataataataataataataataataataataataataataataataataatcataataatcataataataataataataataataataataataataataataataataataataataataataataataataagaataataacaataataacaataataataataataataataataataataataataataataataataataataataagaataataacaataataacaataataacaataataataataataacaataataataataataacaataataataatcacaacaataataatactaacaataataacaataataataataataacaataataataacaataataataataataacaataacaataataataacaacaacaacaataataataataataat aacaataataacaataataacaataataataataataacaataataataataataacaataataacaataataacaataataacaataataataataataacaataataataataacaataataacaataataataataataacaataataataacaataataataataataacaataaaaataataataacaacaacaacaacaataataataataataataat
- the LOC130807592 gene encoding uncharacterized protein LOC130807592, with product NNNNNNNNNNNNNNNNNNNNNNNNNNNNNKNNNNNNNNNNNNNNNNNNNNNNNNNNNNNNNNNNNNNNNNNNNNKNNNNNNNNNNNNNNNNNNNNNNNNNNNNNNKNNNNNKNHNNNKNKNSNKNNNNNNNNNNNNNNNNNNNNNSNNNNNNNNNKNNNNNNNNNNNNNNNNNNDNNNNNNNNNINNNNNNNNNNNNNNNNNNNNNNNNNNNNNNNNNNNNNNNNNNNNKNNNNNNNNNNNNNNNNNNNNNNNNNNNNNNNDNNNNNNSNNNNNNNNNNNNNNNNNNKNNNNNNNNNNNNNNNNNNNNNNINNNNNNNNNKNNNNNNNNNNNNNNNNNNNNNNNNNNNNNNNNNNNNNNNNNNNNNNKNNNNNKNNNNNNNNNNNNNNNNNNNNNNNNNNNNNNNNNNNNNNNNNNNNNNNNNNNKNNNNNNNNNNNNNNNNNNNNNNYNNNNNNNNNNNNNNNNNNNNNNNNNNNNNNNNYN from the exons aataataacaataataataataataacaataataataataataacaataataacaataataacaataataacaataataacaataataagaataacaataataacaataataataacaataataataataataataataacaataataataacaataataataataacaataataataataataataataataataataataataataataataataataataagaataataataataataataataataataataataataataataataataataataataataataataataataataataataacaataataagaataataacaataataagaatcataacaataataagaataaaaacagtaataagaataataacaataataataataataacaataataataataacaataataacaataataacaatagtaataataataataataataacaataataagaataacaataataacaataataataataataacaataataataacaataataatgataataataataacaataataataacaacatcaacaacaacaacaacaataataataataataataataataataataataataataataacaataataataataataataataataataataataataataataataataataataataataataacaataataagaataataacaataataataacaataataataataataacaataataacaataataataataataacaataataataataataacaataataatgataacaataataataataatagt aataataataataataacaataataacaataataataataataataacaataataagaataataacaataataataataataacaataataataataataataacaataataataataataatattaacaataataataataataacaataataaaaataacaataataataataataataataacaataataataataataataataataataataataataataataataataataataataataataataataataataataataataataataataataataacaataataagaataataacaataataagaataataacaataataataataataacaataataataataataacaataataacaataataacaataataacaataataataataataacaataataataataacaataataacaataataataataataacaataataataataataacaataaaaataataataacaacaacaacaacaataataataataataataataataataataataataataattataataacaataataataataataacaataataataataataacaataataataataacaataataacaataataataataataacaataataataactataat